Proteins encoded in a region of the Gulosibacter sediminis genome:
- a CDS encoding exodeoxyribonuclease VII small subunit, producing MAETQASEPTPVDELSFEQARDELALVVQSLEQGSQPLEESLRLWERGEALAARCEQWLKGARERLERARDQHTPESSQE from the coding sequence ATGGCCGAAACCCAGGCGTCCGAGCCCACCCCCGTCGACGAACTCAGCTTCGAGCAGGCCCGCGACGAGCTTGCCCTCGTCGTGCAGTCGCTCGAGCAGGGCTCGCAACCACTCGAAGAGTCGCTGCGACTGTGGGAGCGCGGGGAGGCGCTCGCTGCACGCTGCGAACAGTGGCTCAAGGGCGCTCGTGAGCGCCTCGAGCGGGCCCGCGACCAGCACACCCCCGAATCCTCCCAGGAGTAA
- a CDS encoding isoprenyl transferase, whose product MNRRTVVRIPRFLYRVYARRLWKSLVRTQVRPQHVAMIIDGNRRWAKQVGLADAAAGHRAGAAKMIEFLQWCDRAHIGTVTLYLLSRDNLTSRSSKELTQLMTIIGHLAEQIAESGRFQVQHVGSSEGLAPELAETLERVVAATSSATGPHVNLAIGYGGRNEIVDAMRSIVRRHADSGGSIQELADIVTPETIGEHLYTGGQPDPDLMIRTSGEQRLSDFMLWQTAHAEFYFVEALGPDLREVDFLRALRDFGKRERRYGS is encoded by the coding sequence GTGAATCGACGAACCGTTGTGCGCATCCCGAGGTTTCTCTATCGGGTCTATGCGCGACGGTTGTGGAAGTCGCTCGTGCGCACGCAGGTGCGCCCGCAGCACGTGGCGATGATCATCGACGGCAATCGTCGCTGGGCGAAGCAGGTCGGTCTGGCGGATGCGGCGGCCGGGCACCGCGCGGGCGCGGCGAAGATGATCGAGTTTCTGCAGTGGTGCGATCGCGCCCACATCGGCACGGTCACGCTGTACCTGCTCTCGCGCGACAACCTCACCAGTCGCTCGTCAAAGGAGCTCACGCAGCTCATGACGATCATCGGGCACCTCGCGGAGCAGATCGCCGAATCCGGCCGGTTCCAGGTGCAGCACGTTGGCTCGTCCGAGGGCCTCGCGCCGGAGCTGGCCGAGACGCTCGAGCGCGTCGTCGCCGCAACGAGCAGCGCCACGGGCCCGCACGTGAACCTCGCGATCGGTTACGGCGGCCGCAACGAAATCGTCGACGCGATGCGTTCGATCGTGCGCCGCCACGCGGACTCCGGCGGGAGCATCCAGGAGCTCGCCGACATCGTGACGCCCGAGACGATCGGCGAACACCTCTACACCGGCGGCCAGCCTGACCCCGACCTCATGATCCGCACCTCGGGCGAGCAGCGGCTCAGCGACTTTATGCTCTGGCAGACGGCGCACGCCGAGTTCTACTTCGTCGAGGCGCTCGGGCCCGATCTGCGCGAGGTCGATTTCCTCCGCGCTCTCCGCGACTTCGGCAAGCGCGAACGACGCTACGGCTCGTAG
- a CDS encoding DUF4245 family protein, giving the protein MAERPQDPPVVAELGRPETPEETAARKAESSRKYRQRKTIQNLIAALGVSVVLMFVMVLIVPRNDAEEIPDIDFAAAAEEAQPQFEVPLVVPELSENWQSNGTEIRTGNDDVTEWYIGLLDVVDDNAQQFVGIRQGVNANDTWTYDKVGNRTPTGTTEVGGVMWDEYDYTELSREDAGNNRYVLVATRDDATYIVFGSGSVESVQEVAASIADQIPAN; this is encoded by the coding sequence TTGGCCGAGCGCCCCCAAGATCCCCCGGTTGTCGCCGAACTCGGCCGACCGGAAACCCCCGAAGAGACAGCCGCCCGCAAGGCGGAGTCGTCGCGCAAGTATCGCCAGCGCAAGACGATTCAGAATCTCATCGCGGCCCTCGGCGTCAGTGTGGTGCTCATGTTCGTCATGGTGCTGATCGTGCCGCGCAACGACGCCGAGGAAATCCCCGACATCGACTTCGCGGCCGCCGCCGAAGAGGCGCAGCCTCAGTTCGAGGTTCCCCTGGTGGTGCCCGAGTTGAGCGAGAACTGGCAATCGAATGGCACCGAGATTCGCACCGGCAACGACGACGTGACCGAGTGGTACATCGGCCTGCTCGACGTCGTTGACGACAACGCGCAGCAGTTCGTCGGCATTCGTCAGGGCGTCAATGCCAACGACACCTGGACCTATGACAAGGTTGGCAACCGCACCCCCACCGGCACCACCGAGGTCGGCGGCGTGATGTGGGACGAGTACGACTACACCGAACTCTCGCGCGAGGATGCGGGCAACAACCGCTACGTGCTCGTCGCAACCCGTGACGACGCGACGTACATCGTGTTCGGTTCGGGCTCGGTCGAGTCGGTGCAGGAAGTCGCGGCGTCGATCGCCGATCAGATTCCGGCCAACTAG
- a CDS encoding class II fumarate hydratase, translating into MGEVRVPKDALYAAQTQRAVENFPISGSRLEDRQVIALAQIKRAAAIVNERLGIVDSARAQAIVQAAETVIGGAHLDQFPIDIYQTGSGTSSNMNMNEVLANLATTSLGEQVHPNDHVNASQSSNDVFPTSAHVAVTGSLLEELVPALTHLAEALEAKATEWKDVVKAGRTHLMDATPVTLGQEFGGYARQIRLGIDRVNATISRVAEVPLGGTATGTGINTPAGFSEQVIAELASNTGLPLHEAADHFEAQGARDGLVEASGALRTIAVSLVKINNDLRWMGSGPNTGLGELAIPDLQPGSSIMPGKVNPVVPEAVLMVASRIIGNDATIAFAGASGSFELNVQIPVMGTALLESIRLLSNSVRVLADKTVIGLTANVEHARDLAESSPSIVTPLNRVIGYEAAAKVAKHAVANKVTVRQAVIDLGFVERGEITEADLDAKLDVLKMTSPNL; encoded by the coding sequence ATGGGGGAGGTGCGCGTGCCGAAGGACGCCCTGTACGCCGCGCAGACCCAGCGTGCCGTGGAGAACTTCCCGATTTCGGGCAGCCGACTCGAGGACCGCCAGGTGATCGCGCTCGCGCAGATCAAGCGCGCCGCGGCGATCGTCAACGAGCGCCTCGGCATCGTTGACTCGGCCCGCGCCCAGGCGATCGTGCAGGCCGCCGAGACGGTGATCGGCGGCGCACACCTCGACCAGTTCCCGATCGACATCTACCAGACCGGTTCGGGCACGTCGTCGAACATGAACATGAACGAGGTGCTCGCGAACCTCGCCACCACCTCGCTCGGCGAGCAAGTGCACCCGAACGACCACGTCAACGCGTCGCAGTCGTCGAACGACGTGTTCCCGACCTCGGCCCACGTCGCCGTCACCGGCTCGCTGCTCGAGGAGCTCGTGCCCGCGCTGACGCACCTCGCCGAGGCCCTCGAGGCGAAGGCTACCGAGTGGAAGGACGTCGTGAAGGCGGGCCGCACCCACCTCATGGACGCGACGCCGGTCACCCTCGGCCAGGAGTTCGGTGGCTACGCTCGCCAGATCCGCCTCGGCATCGACCGCGTCAACGCGACCATCTCGCGCGTCGCCGAGGTGCCGCTGGGTGGCACCGCGACCGGTACCGGCATCAACACGCCGGCCGGCTTCTCGGAGCAGGTCATCGCCGAGCTCGCGTCGAACACGGGCCTTCCGCTGCACGAAGCGGCCGACCACTTTGAGGCGCAGGGCGCGCGCGACGGCCTCGTCGAGGCGTCGGGTGCGCTGCGCACCATCGCCGTCTCGCTCGTGAAGATCAACAATGACCTGCGCTGGATGGGCTCCGGCCCGAACACCGGCCTCGGTGAGCTCGCGATCCCCGACCTGCAGCCCGGTTCGTCGATCATGCCCGGTAAGGTCAACCCGGTTGTGCCCGAGGCCGTGCTCATGGTCGCCTCGCGCATTATCGGCAACGACGCGACCATCGCGTTCGCGGGCGCGTCGGGTTCGTTCGAGCTCAACGTGCAGATCCCGGTCATGGGTACCGCGCTGCTCGAGTCGATTCGCCTGCTCTCGAACTCGGTGCGGGTGCTCGCCGACAAGACCGTTATCGGCCTCACCGCGAACGTCGAGCACGCCCGCGACCTCGCCGAGTCGTCGCCCTCGATCGTGACGCCGCTCAACCGTGTCATCGGCTACGAAGCCGCCGCCAAGGTCGCGAAGCACGCCGTGGCGAACAAGGTCACCGTGCGCCAGGCGGTCATCGATCTCGGCTTCGTCGAGCGCGGTGAGATCACCGAGGCCGACCTCGACGCCAAGCTTGACGTGCTGAAGATGACCTCGCCGAACCTCTAG
- a CDS encoding prepilin peptidase, with translation MDNSAGASSLLGSLGRVWGSILVIGYAAVATVPLVRIDLREHRLPNVWTLPGWVAASVGVLLQWGITAQFPVAAVLAGVLALVLFGAFALVAGMGMGDVKLAVPLAVGLGLLGGHTPLIGLVVAFVAGGLAASVTLLRTRRRDAQLAFGPWLLVGFWSAAVGELSGGVHAGQLG, from the coding sequence GTGGATAACTCGGCGGGCGCGTCGTCGTTGCTCGGTAGCCTCGGGCGCGTGTGGGGGAGCATCCTGGTCATTGGCTACGCGGCGGTCGCGACGGTGCCGCTCGTGCGCATCGACCTGCGCGAGCACCGCCTGCCGAACGTCTGGACGCTGCCGGGCTGGGTCGCGGCAAGCGTCGGCGTGCTGCTGCAGTGGGGCATCACAGCGCAGTTCCCGGTCGCCGCGGTGCTCGCGGGCGTGCTCGCGCTCGTGTTGTTCGGCGCCTTCGCCCTCGTCGCCGGCATGGGCATGGGCGACGTCAAGCTCGCGGTGCCACTCGCCGTTGGGCTCGGGCTGCTCGGCGGGCACACTCCGCTGATTGGCCTGGTGGTCGCGTTCGTCGCGGGAGGGCTCGCCGCGAGCGTCACGCTGTTGCGCACGCGGCGGCGGGATGCCCAGCTCGCGTTCGGCCCGTGGCTGCTCGTCGGCTTCTGGTCCGCCGCCGTGGGCGAACTCTCCGGCGGCGTGCATGCCGGTCAACTAGGCTAG